The proteins below come from a single Bacteroidales bacterium WCE2004 genomic window:
- a CDS encoding ATP-binding cassette, subfamily F, uup → MPSFLQIENISKSYGPKVLFEHIGFNVNEGDKIALIAPNGTGKTSLLRILAGEDKSDSGGRILFLKDIRIAFLKQEYDYDPALTIEEQVLRHSAPLIAGFHEEELRDYRQRVRELLTSFRLPDVSKQMAALSGGEVKRVALSELLALQADFLVLDEPTNHLDIEAIEFLEGYLKRSRCTLLMVTHDRYFLDRVCNTVMELDHGAIYTYKGDYQNYLEKREERIAHYNAETDKVRNLLRRELEWIHATPCARSGKAKYRIDAFHELSDRAAQVYTTKQISLEGVGAASRLGGKIINCKDVNYDWEGIPMLRDFTYNFQRFDKVGIVGRNGVGKSTFLDLLTGAIEPDSGVIDRGETLKIGYYRQQGMDFDPEDTVLDVVPDTRLLGRFLFPHDMLSTRVGRLSGGEKRRLYLLTILMQEPNLLILDEPTNDLDIVTLNILEEYLKEFQGSLLIVSHDRHFLDRVTDHLLVFCGEGLVKDFVGHFSEYRAYIRDFEKSKKAAAAQRSDGNYFSSTRAEKPISAPTSTTPTRDAAAQKPSTTPTHGTRPAATTPTRDATAKPRKLTWKEQRELEAIEAALPKLEAEKAELEARMSSGTLPYAELQAASERVQALIDEISQHEMRWLELSE, encoded by the coding sequence ATGCCGAGCTTCCTGCAGATCGAGAACATCTCCAAATCCTACGGACCGAAGGTGCTCTTCGAGCACATCGGATTCAATGTCAACGAAGGCGACAAGATTGCCCTGATCGCTCCCAACGGCACGGGCAAGACTTCGCTGTTGCGCATCCTCGCCGGCGAAGACAAGTCCGACTCCGGCGGGCGCATCCTTTTCCTGAAAGACATCCGCATCGCGTTCCTGAAGCAGGAATACGATTATGACCCGGCCCTCACCATCGAGGAGCAGGTGCTGCGCCACAGCGCGCCGCTGATCGCCGGCTTCCACGAGGAAGAGTTGCGCGACTACCGGCAGCGGGTGCGCGAGCTGCTCACCAGTTTCCGCCTGCCGGACGTATCCAAGCAGATGGCGGCGCTGTCGGGCGGCGAGGTCAAGCGTGTGGCGCTGAGCGAGCTGCTGGCGCTGCAGGCCGACTTTCTCGTACTCGACGAGCCGACGAACCACCTCGACATCGAGGCGATCGAGTTTCTGGAGGGGTATCTCAAGCGCAGCCGCTGTACGCTGCTGATGGTCACGCACGACCGATATTTCCTGGACCGGGTGTGCAACACGGTGATGGAACTGGACCACGGGGCGATCTATACCTACAAGGGTGATTATCAGAATTATCTGGAGAAACGGGAAGAGCGCATCGCGCACTACAACGCGGAGACGGACAAGGTCCGCAACCTGCTGCGGCGCGAGCTGGAGTGGATCCACGCGACGCCCTGTGCGCGCAGCGGGAAGGCGAAGTACCGCATCGACGCGTTCCACGAGCTGTCGGACCGCGCGGCGCAGGTCTATACGACGAAGCAGATCTCGCTCGAAGGCGTGGGCGCCGCGTCGCGCCTGGGCGGCAAGATCATCAATTGCAAGGATGTCAATTATGACTGGGAGGGGATCCCGATGTTGCGGGATTTCACCTACAATTTCCAGCGCTTCGACAAGGTCGGGATCGTGGGGCGCAACGGTGTCGGCAAGAGTACGTTCCTGGACCTGCTGACGGGCGCCATCGAGCCGGACAGCGGGGTGATCGACCGGGGCGAGACGCTGAAGATCGGGTATTACCGGCAGCAGGGGATGGATTTTGATCCGGAGGATACGGTGCTGGACGTGGTGCCGGACACGCGGCTGCTGGGGCGCTTCCTTTTTCCGCACGATATGCTTTCTACGCGCGTGGGGCGGCTGTCCGGCGGCGAGAAGCGGCGGCTGTATCTGCTGACGATCCTGATGCAGGAGCCGAATCTGCTGATCCTCGACGAGCCGACCAACGATCTGGATATCGTGACGCTGAATATCCTGGAGGAGTATCTGAAGGAGTTCCAGGGCAGTCTGCTGATTGTCAGCCACGACCGGCATTTCCTGGACCGGGTGACGGACCATCTGCTGGTCTTCTGCGGCGAGGGGCTCGTCAAGGATTTTGTCGGGCATTTCTCGGAATACCGCGCCTATATCCGCGACTTTGAGAAGAGCAAAAAGGCGGCGGCTGCCCAGCGGTCGGACGGAAATTATTTTTCGTCCACGAGGGCCGAAAAACCAATTTCCGCTCCGACCTCCACAACGCCCACCCGCGACGCCGCCGCCCAAAAACCTTCCACAACGCCCACGCACGGCACCCGACCCGCTGCCACGACGCCCACGCGCGACGCCACCGCGAAGCCGCGGAAGCTGACCTGGAAGGAGCAGCGGGAGCTGGAGGCGATCGAGGCGGCGCTGCCGAAGCTGGAGGCGGAGAAGGCGGAGCTGGAGGCGCGGATGTCGTCCGGCACGCTCCCCTACGCGGAGCTGCAGGCGGCCTCGGAGCGCGTCCAGGCCCTCATCGACGAAATCAGCCAGCACGAAATGCGCTGGCTGGAACTCTCGGAGTAA
- a CDS encoding glutaminyl-tRNA synthetase has product MEENDKKLNFLEEIIENDLASGKVPAVLTRFPPEPNGYLHLGHAKSLCINFGLAAKYGGKTNLRYDDTNPVKEDVEYVDAIKEDIKWLGFQWEKECYASDYFDQLYEWAEELIRRGLAYVDDQTQEEISKGRGTVDKPGIESPFRNRSVEENLRLFREMRDGKYADGEKVLRAKIDMAHPNMMMRDPLLYRIKHASHHRTGDKWCIYPMYDFTHGQCDSIEHITHSICTLEFDVHRPLYDWFIETLGIYPSHQYEFARLNLTYTLMSKRKLLELVQKGLVAGWDDPRMPTLCGVRRRGYTAEALKMFCDKIGVSKRDQLMDIQLLEWCVRQDLNARANRYMVVQDPVKVKITNWPEGLVEWYDCPLNPAEPEGATRKVPFTGELWIDRADFMEDAPKKFFRLKPDGEVRLKYTYIIKCEKVIKDAEGNVVELECTYDPSTRPGGGEWRSVKGTIHWVSCAHAKQIELRNYDRLFTLADMSQVPEDKDYKDFLNPESLTLGTGLAEPALLEDASGIAVQFERTGYYVQDKDSTPDKVIFNKTVSLKDSYKPE; this is encoded by the coding sequence ATGGAAGAAAACGATAAGAAGCTTAATTTCCTGGAAGAGATCATCGAGAACGACCTCGCGAGCGGCAAGGTGCCGGCCGTCCTGACCCGGTTCCCGCCGGAACCCAACGGCTACCTGCACCTGGGCCACGCCAAGTCCCTCTGCATCAACTTCGGGCTGGCGGCCAAGTACGGCGGCAAGACCAACCTCCGCTACGACGACACCAACCCGGTCAAGGAAGATGTCGAGTATGTGGACGCCATCAAGGAGGACATCAAGTGGCTCGGCTTCCAGTGGGAGAAGGAATGCTACGCCTCCGACTACTTCGACCAGCTCTACGAGTGGGCCGAGGAGCTGATCAGGCGCGGCCTCGCCTATGTCGACGACCAGACCCAGGAGGAGATCTCCAAGGGCCGCGGCACCGTGGACAAGCCGGGCATCGAGAGCCCCTTCCGCAACCGCAGCGTGGAGGAGAACCTCCGGCTGTTCCGCGAGATGCGCGACGGCAAATACGCCGACGGCGAGAAGGTCCTGCGCGCCAAGATCGACATGGCGCACCCCAATATGATGATGCGCGACCCGCTGCTGTACCGCATCAAGCACGCATCCCACCACCGTACGGGCGACAAGTGGTGCATCTACCCGATGTACGACTTCACGCACGGCCAGTGCGACTCCATCGAGCACATCACGCACTCCATCTGCACGCTCGAGTTCGACGTCCACCGTCCGCTCTACGACTGGTTCATCGAGACGCTCGGGATCTACCCGTCCCACCAATACGAATTCGCCCGCCTCAACCTGACCTACACCCTGATGAGCAAGCGCAAGCTCCTCGAGCTCGTGCAGAAGGGCCTCGTGGCCGGCTGGGACGACCCGCGCATGCCGACGCTCTGCGGCGTCCGCCGCCGCGGCTACACGGCCGAGGCGCTCAAGATGTTCTGCGACAAGATCGGCGTGAGCAAGCGCGACCAGCTGATGGACATCCAGCTGCTGGAGTGGTGCGTCCGTCAGGACCTCAACGCCCGCGCCAACCGCTATATGGTGGTCCAGGATCCCGTCAAGGTCAAGATCACCAACTGGCCCGAAGGCCTCGTGGAGTGGTACGACTGCCCGCTCAACCCGGCGGAGCCGGAGGGCGCGACCCGCAAGGTCCCCTTCACGGGCGAGCTGTGGATCGACCGCGCCGACTTCATGGAGGACGCCCCCAAGAAGTTCTTCCGCCTCAAGCCCGACGGCGAGGTTCGCCTCAAGTACACCTACATCATCAAGTGCGAGAAGGTCATCAAGGACGCCGAAGGCAATGTCGTCGAGCTCGAATGCACCTACGACCCGTCCACCAGGCCGGGCGGCGGCGAATGGCGCTCCGTCAAGGGTACGATCCACTGGGTCTCCTGCGCGCACGCGAAGCAGATCGAGCTGCGCAACTACGACCGTCTCTTCACCCTCGCCGACATGAGCCAGGTGCCTGAAGACAAAGACTACAAGGATTTCCTGAACCCCGAATCGCTCACCCTGGGCACCGGCCTCGCCGAGCCCGCCCTGCTCGAGGATGCCTCCGGCATCGCCGTGCAGTTCGAGCGCACCGGCTACTACGTCCAGGACAAGGACTCCACCCCGGACAAGGTCATCTTCAACAAGACCGTCTCCCTGAAGGACTCCTACAAACCCGAATAA
- a CDS encoding TIGR00255 family protein, producing MIKSMTGYGKGIAELSTGRLTLEIRTLNGKNCDINIKSSLLPKDKELEVRKTLTDALQRGTVDLLLTFEPKAGAAARKIDAAMVEDYFRQIHAIGCKVGIAMPKEEYLEAILRFPDVFEGGKQETIPEEEWPAVQAALQDALTALDAYRVREGAALYADVTSRVAGILALYDEVEAHEAERLDAVRERIRKAAEDLQVKLDKERFEQEMIFYLEKLDINEEKVRLRQHCKYFMDTIDGEPYPGKKLGFIIQEMGREINTTGSKANHAPIQQLVVRMKDELEKIREQSMNIL from the coding sequence ATGATCAAGTCGATGACCGGCTACGGCAAAGGGATTGCCGAGCTCTCCACGGGTCGCCTCACCCTCGAAATACGCACCCTCAACGGGAAAAACTGCGATATCAACATCAAGTCCTCGCTCCTGCCCAAGGACAAGGAGCTGGAAGTCCGCAAGACGCTCACCGACGCGCTGCAGCGCGGCACGGTGGACCTGCTGCTGACCTTCGAGCCCAAGGCGGGCGCGGCGGCGCGCAAGATCGACGCCGCGATGGTCGAGGACTACTTCCGGCAGATCCACGCCATCGGCTGCAAGGTCGGCATCGCGATGCCCAAGGAAGAGTACCTCGAGGCCATCCTGCGCTTCCCCGACGTGTTCGAGGGCGGCAAGCAGGAGACCATCCCCGAGGAGGAATGGCCGGCCGTGCAGGCGGCGCTGCAGGACGCGCTGACGGCGCTGGACGCCTACCGCGTCCGCGAGGGCGCCGCACTCTACGCCGACGTCACCTCCCGCGTGGCGGGCATCCTCGCGCTCTACGACGAGGTCGAGGCCCACGAGGCCGAGCGCCTCGACGCCGTGCGCGAGCGCATCCGCAAGGCGGCCGAAGACCTGCAGGTCAAGCTGGACAAGGAGCGCTTCGAGCAGGAGATGATCTTCTACCTGGAGAAGCTCGACATCAACGAGGAGAAGGTCCGCCTGCGCCAGCACTGCAAGTACTTCATGGACACGATCGACGGCGAGCCGTATCCCGGCAAGAAGCTGGGCTTCATCATCCAGGAGATGGGGCGCGAGATCAACACCACCGGCTCCAAGGCCAACCACGCCCCCATCCAGCAGCTCGTGGTCCGGATGAAGGACGAGCTCGAGAAGATCCGCGAGCAGTCGATGAATATCCTCTGA
- a CDS encoding Fimbrillin-like, translating to MLCVLAVLLAAACTKQPAGEQGAVVEIRTAVEGAAGDTKAIVTGTDFPSWNGRADDPTGTFGIFSCVHEDVPSEYAAHKPATYNMRGYKAGSTLRYHYVATAGSGTLEGEYSNRFILTQRKDDKTADLYAYAPWTVDAWTSGPTAIPFETVKQWDWMYAVENDRPYLTPIDANDRENSNLDPAGTDLKASFYFRHAMAQVRFEFRLLNTPTDYLVRLVSVTRSSGAPLYSAGTFNAITGALENLEETDSLTPDLHEWIRSTSPTAISVLLVPGEIGPTDELTFTFTANGQTLQPFVLTRDRVAHGDGITFGLQPGYIYTYHFTMDNYVFFDGFSVSTDWTTPASPDDDLNPIHI from the coding sequence ATGCTGTGCGTGTTGGCCGTCCTGCTCGCGGCGGCCTGTACCAAGCAACCCGCCGGGGAGCAAGGTGCCGTCGTGGAGATCCGGACCGCCGTCGAGGGCGCGGCCGGAGACACCAAGGCCATCGTCACGGGGACGGATTTCCCCAGCTGGAACGGCCGGGCGGATGATCCGACGGGCACCTTCGGCATTTTCTCCTGCGTGCACGAGGACGTTCCGTCCGAGTATGCCGCCCACAAGCCTGCGACCTATAACATGCGCGGCTACAAAGCCGGCTCCACCCTGCGCTACCACTACGTGGCCACGGCGGGAAGCGGCACGCTGGAAGGGGAGTATTCCAACCGCTTCATCCTGACGCAGCGCAAGGACGACAAGACCGCGGACCTGTATGCCTACGCGCCGTGGACCGTGGACGCCTGGACGAGCGGCCCCACCGCGATCCCGTTCGAGACGGTCAAGCAGTGGGACTGGATGTATGCCGTGGAGAACGACCGGCCCTACCTCACTCCCATCGACGCGAACGACCGGGAGAACAGCAACCTGGATCCTGCCGGGACGGACCTGAAGGCTTCTTTCTACTTCCGGCATGCGATGGCGCAGGTGCGTTTCGAGTTCCGCCTGCTCAACACCCCGACCGACTACCTGGTCCGGCTGGTGTCCGTGACGCGCTCGTCCGGCGCGCCCCTCTACAGCGCCGGCACGTTCAACGCCATCACGGGCGCGCTGGAGAACCTCGAAGAGACGGACAGCCTCACCCCCGACCTTCATGAATGGATCCGCTCGACCAGCCCGACCGCCATCAGCGTCCTGCTGGTGCCGGGAGAGATCGGCCCCACCGACGAACTGACCTTCACGTTCACGGCGAACGGCCAGACGCTGCAACCCTTCGTCCTGACGCGCGACCGCGTCGCGCACGGTGACGGCATCACCTTCGGCCTGCAGCCCGGGTATATCTACACCTACCACTTCACGATGGACAATTACGTCTTCTTCGACGGCTTCTCGGTCAGCACCGACTGGACGACCCCGGCGAGCCCCGACGACGACCTGAATCCCATCCACATCTGA
- a CDS encoding Fimbrillin-like: MKKSFVYISVLLLAAVACTREPLDVAFVPGGGLPAASDVPVAFAVGGPQTKSQAPITTLAALAAQDFSVSAWYSPEGEIFDGVHSVPYFANHRFGYVTSDLAGETSFSNAWQGVAPHGAAGLVNANPVYWPLDGTLSFFCYAPYREGDADIALEDPVTDAGIAARLPGYLPGSPLIRVTPAETAANQADFLASPALLDRSRLDDSGRFPLDFSKHRMTQVEFWFAYKGTLQNDPSQTQTFEQARVSSIEIRDVVGSKYCYFTEAPDRTLGCAWSEKVSPEDGGTVLPKTTYRLVSATGGELKTGLDASLEDIEEGGDYRFINDTPAGHLFLLPQKLPADAKLVVNYAILNLYAGTRVSEVVTLDLASGLTEWPEGKVVRYLLTLDLPERGVVGVKTQIIPWEDAGIPYYEQEMLY, encoded by the coding sequence ATGAAGAAGTCATTCGTATATATTTCTGTCCTGCTGCTCGCGGCCGTTGCCTGCACGAGGGAGCCGCTTGACGTGGCTTTCGTGCCGGGCGGCGGGCTGCCGGCGGCGTCGGACGTGCCGGTGGCGTTTGCCGTGGGCGGGCCGCAGACCAAGAGCCAGGCGCCGATCACGACGCTCGCCGCACTCGCGGCGCAGGACTTCAGCGTGAGCGCCTGGTATTCGCCGGAAGGCGAGATCTTCGACGGGGTGCACTCCGTCCCGTATTTCGCGAACCACCGTTTCGGCTACGTCACGTCCGACCTGGCGGGAGAGACGAGCTTCTCCAACGCCTGGCAGGGCGTCGCCCCGCACGGGGCAGCCGGCCTGGTGAACGCGAACCCCGTCTACTGGCCCCTTGACGGCACGCTGAGTTTCTTCTGCTACGCGCCGTACCGGGAGGGCGACGCCGACATCGCGCTGGAGGATCCCGTCACGGACGCCGGCATCGCGGCGCGCCTGCCGGGCTACCTGCCCGGCTCGCCGCTGATCCGCGTCACGCCGGCGGAGACCGCGGCCAACCAGGCCGACTTCCTGGCCTCGCCGGCGCTGCTTGACAGGAGCCGGCTCGACGATTCGGGGCGGTTCCCGCTGGACTTCAGCAAGCACCGGATGACGCAGGTGGAGTTCTGGTTCGCCTACAAGGGCACGCTCCAGAACGATCCGAGCCAGACGCAGACCTTCGAGCAGGCCCGCGTCTCGAGCATCGAGATCCGCGATGTCGTCGGGTCCAAATACTGCTATTTCACGGAAGCTCCCGACCGCACCCTGGGCTGCGCCTGGAGCGAGAAAGTCTCGCCCGAGGACGGAGGCACGGTGCTCCCGAAGACCACCTACCGCCTGGTCAGCGCCACCGGCGGCGAGTTGAAGACCGGCCTTGACGCCAGTCTGGAAGACATCGAGGAAGGCGGCGACTACCGCTTCATCAACGACACGCCCGCGGGCCATCTCTTCCTCCTCCCGCAGAAGCTGCCGGCGGATGCGAAGCTTGTGGTCAACTATGCCATCCTGAACCTGTATGCAGGCACCCGCGTCTCGGAAGTCGTGACCCTGGACCTGGCGTCCGGCCTCACGGAATGGCCGGAAGGGAAGGTGGTGCGCTATCTGCTCACGCTGGACCTCCCCGAGCGGGGCGTCGTGGGCGTCAAGACCCAGATCATCCCCTGGGAGGATGCCGGAATCCCTTATTACGAACAGGAAATGCTTTATTGA
- a CDS encoding Fimbrillin-like encodes MSGFGFHRILPGLCVLALAAGACSKQPRPVGSLREAPVDIRVSMDGESEATKALVDFANGSYYGIFACIHEDSPSVFAPFKSSVYNARAKKVSGKWLFDYVGTASPGALDATNASSFVLLQRTDDKTADLYAYAPWIQDAYLPSVGPTRIPFKVSEQKDLMYAEQNLNNDNGGLDPAGMAPLSATFHFKHAMARLVFKFRVLNMPTNYRITSLSIARTDDAATTHLYTSGTFNAITGALDCEEGTNADGKHILAVPKELTVDSTTPAALAVLLAPTEVADDELSFTFTVNGQKLQPFVLKKDFVEHETGSGIYGFQAGYTYTFNFTLDNYVYFDGFSVNEDWESLDLPLPDYI; translated from the coding sequence ATGAGCGGCTTCGGTTTCCATAGGATTTTGCCCGGCTTGTGCGTCCTCGCGCTGGCCGCCGGGGCTTGCTCCAAGCAGCCGCGCCCCGTCGGGTCACTGCGGGAGGCGCCCGTGGACATCCGCGTCTCCATGGACGGTGAATCCGAAGCGACCAAGGCGCTGGTCGATTTCGCCAACGGCAGCTATTACGGCATCTTCGCCTGCATCCACGAAGACAGCCCGTCCGTTTTCGCGCCCTTCAAGTCCAGCGTCTATAATGCGCGGGCGAAGAAGGTCAGCGGCAAGTGGCTCTTCGACTATGTCGGAACGGCCTCGCCGGGCGCGCTGGATGCCACCAACGCTTCCTCTTTCGTCCTGCTGCAGCGGACTGACGACAAGACGGCCGACCTCTATGCGTATGCTCCCTGGATCCAGGACGCCTATCTGCCTTCCGTCGGCCCGACGAGAATCCCCTTCAAGGTATCCGAGCAGAAGGACCTGATGTATGCGGAGCAGAATCTGAACAATGACAACGGCGGCCTGGATCCGGCAGGCATGGCCCCGCTTTCCGCGACATTCCATTTCAAGCATGCGATGGCCCGGCTGGTCTTCAAATTCCGGGTGCTCAACATGCCGACCAATTACCGCATCACGTCACTGTCCATCGCCCGGACGGACGATGCCGCGACCACGCATCTCTACACCTCCGGCACCTTCAATGCCATTACCGGGGCGCTCGACTGCGAGGAGGGGACGAATGCGGACGGCAAGCATATCCTCGCGGTCCCGAAAGAATTGACCGTGGACTCGACGACGCCGGCGGCCCTTGCCGTCCTGCTCGCCCCGACGGAGGTGGCCGACGACGAACTGAGCTTCACCTTTACGGTCAACGGCCAGAAACTCCAGCCCTTCGTCCTGAAGAAGGACTTTGTCGAACACGAAACCGGAAGCGGAATTTATGGCTTCCAGGCCGGTTATACCTACACATTCAATTTCACGCTGGACAATTACGTCTATTTCGACGGCTTCAGCGTCAATGAGGATTGGGAGTCCCTGGACCTCCCGCTCCCGGATTATATTTGA
- a CDS encoding Fimbrillin-like — protein sequence MLLSACSKAPAGARRDAEASEVPVAFAVDGPQTRSQAPLTTLAALAAQDFSVSAWYSPEGEIFDGEHSVKYFANHRFGYIKGASEDDSYANHAWQGVSRSPTNVLSPNLVYWPLDGTLSFFCYAPYREGDADIVLEDPVMDAGVIARLPDYLPGSPLIRVTPAETAAGQADFLCAPPLLDRDRTDEGGAFPLDFSQHRMTQVEFGFNYIGTLVDDDVLNIHEKVRVTSVEIQQVIGSRYFYFKESPSNGVDGAWSELVSPSDPSGADFPKASYRISTAGGELKTGLDANLPEQGSGTYLTVRKEDTLDGVFCLLPQTVPAGASLVVSYNIVDDYAGVRGSEVITVPLCSDPPTDHPTLAVWPAGKKVRYLITLDIPNRGFVSMTAKYYDWNDANNPHPGQELMY from the coding sequence TTGCTCCTGTCCGCCTGTTCCAAGGCGCCGGCAGGGGCTCGGCGTGACGCGGAGGCGTCCGAGGTGCCGGTGGCGTTTGCCGTGGACGGGCCGCAGACCAGGAGCCAGGCGCCGCTCACGACGCTCGCCGCGCTCGCGGCGCAGGACTTCAGCGTGAGCGCCTGGTATTCGCCGGAAGGCGAGATTTTCGATGGCGAGCATTCCGTCAAGTATTTCGCGAACCACCGCTTCGGCTATATCAAGGGTGCGTCCGAGGATGATTCCTACGCGAACCACGCCTGGCAGGGTGTGTCCCGTTCGCCGACCAATGTCCTGTCTCCCAACCTGGTTTACTGGCCCCTCGACGGCACGCTGAGCTTCTTCTGTTACGCCCCGTACCGGGAGGGGGACGCAGACATCGTGCTGGAGGATCCCGTCATGGACGCCGGCGTCATCGCGCGCCTGCCGGACTACCTGCCCGGCTCGCCGCTGATCCGCGTCACGCCGGCGGAGACTGCGGCCGGCCAGGCCGACTTCCTCTGCGCCCCGCCGCTGCTTGACCGCGACCGCACCGACGAGGGCGGCGCGTTCCCGCTGGACTTCAGCCAGCACCGGATGACGCAGGTGGAGTTCGGCTTCAACTATATCGGGACGCTGGTGGATGACGACGTGCTGAATATCCACGAGAAAGTGCGTGTCACGAGCGTCGAGATCCAGCAGGTGATCGGATCCCGGTATTTCTATTTCAAGGAATCTCCGTCCAACGGCGTCGACGGTGCCTGGAGCGAGCTGGTCTCGCCGTCCGATCCGTCGGGCGCCGACTTCCCGAAAGCCTCCTACCGGATCAGTACGGCCGGAGGCGAGCTGAAGACCGGCCTGGATGCCAACCTGCCGGAGCAGGGGAGCGGAACGTATCTGACCGTCCGGAAAGAAGACACGCTCGACGGCGTGTTCTGTCTCCTTCCCCAGACGGTTCCCGCTGGCGCCAGCCTGGTGGTCAGCTACAACATCGTCGATGATTATGCCGGCGTCCGCGGTTCCGAGGTGATTACGGTGCCGCTTTGCTCCGACCCGCCGACGGACCATCCCACGCTGGCTGTCTGGCCGGCCGGGAAGAAGGTGCGCTACCTGATCACGCTGGATATCCCGAACCGGGGATTCGTCTCCATGACGGCGAAGTACTACGATTGGAATGATGCAAACAACCCGCATCCCGGGCAGGAATTGATGTATTAG
- a CDS encoding Fimbrillin-like, which yields MSNVPFRLAVLTGCLALACACARTITVTEAPELSLNAAASASVKADPELVGASLGMDNTYVILASASAAEEPEFMREQLFTYFSETAKWQASAASGPGLGGSYTHDPKFWPLGGVTVDFLALALKPAAYDALNADPGSISFYRPSDGGVAAGVSVVEWDTYADQYDVMYAVNNAQSSRSNPGGTVPLEFQHSMAVVGFTAKSASEAGVFTLKDLTLEELQFKGSLVIDNTTTELDVNWIVPQGDANQCDKTVPLIVSEFSVPESSATAAAAKCTDHLLVIPQPSRTVKLTYHVKNSIPDLTYELPLPRTVWKAGHRYIYDLVFTPTEIRVSDVNVTDWDGTPVDDTAIVSN from the coding sequence ATGTCCAACGTTCCGTTCCGGCTGGCCGTGTTGACGGGTTGCCTGGCGCTGGCCTGTGCCTGCGCCAGGACAATTACCGTCACTGAAGCGCCCGAGTTGTCGCTGAATGCTGCGGCGTCCGCCTCCGTCAAGGCGGACCCGGAGCTCGTCGGCGCCTCGCTCGGCATGGACAACACCTACGTGATCCTCGCTTCCGCTTCCGCTGCGGAGGAGCCGGAGTTCATGCGCGAGCAGCTGTTCACCTATTTCTCCGAGACCGCGAAATGGCAGGCGTCTGCCGCTTCCGGGCCGGGCCTTGGCGGGAGCTATACGCATGACCCCAAGTTCTGGCCGCTGGGCGGGGTGACGGTGGACTTCCTGGCCCTGGCGCTCAAGCCGGCGGCCTATGACGCCCTGAACGCCGACCCGGGAAGCATCAGCTTCTACCGTCCTTCCGACGGTGGTGTCGCTGCAGGCGTCTCGGTCGTGGAATGGGATACGTATGCCGACCAATATGACGTGATGTACGCGGTCAACAACGCGCAGTCCAGCAGGAGCAATCCCGGCGGGACGGTGCCGCTCGAATTCCAGCATTCGATGGCTGTGGTGGGATTCACGGCCAAGAGCGCGTCCGAGGCCGGCGTCTTCACGCTGAAGGACCTCACGCTCGAAGAACTTCAGTTCAAGGGGTCGCTCGTGATCGACAACACGACCACCGAGCTCGACGTCAACTGGATCGTCCCGCAAGGCGACGCGAACCAGTGTGACAAGACGGTCCCCTTGATCGTGTCGGAATTCTCCGTTCCGGAGTCTTCTGCGACGGCTGCCGCCGCCAAGTGCACCGACCATCTGCTGGTGATTCCTCAGCCGTCGCGCACCGTCAAACTTACCTATCACGTCAAGAACTCTATCCCCGACCTGACGTACGAGCTTCCGTTGCCGCGTACCGTCTGGAAGGCAGGCCACCGCTATATCTACGACCTGGTCTTCACGCCCACCGAGATCCGCGTCTCGGACGTGAACGTGACGGACTGGGACGGTACGCCGGTGGATGATACGGCGATTGTTTCGAACTAG